Proteins co-encoded in one Kribbella solani genomic window:
- a CDS encoding helix-turn-helix domain-containing protein → MITIRLSAGDVGRIRFALSPVWEAVTSVRALSNNTARSVHGPWLQKVRPVIEGDDLTLLRALIPSYGYIPDFLTPAPPRRSTSFESGLAAIAATPHDLVVDELGRLHHDTPHPMLPDLITRPAKALGLITTALETYWQRAIEPDWRRMRSLLQEDLAFRLDELASGGIERLFRNLHPSISYSSDRIEINRPFCCDGEPMTGQGVLLVPCVFTWPAGLAVTGAPHVPTITYPPRGLGRLWEDRQDTTDSPLADLVGRTRAAIVSHLDLPMSTTHLAHQLGLSAPTLSVHLTILRNAGVVTSRRDGRAVLYHRTPLGHQLLTAATLKTPA, encoded by the coding sequence GTGATCACGATCAGGTTGAGCGCCGGCGACGTCGGGCGGATCCGGTTCGCGCTGTCGCCGGTGTGGGAAGCCGTGACGAGCGTGCGGGCGCTCAGCAACAACACCGCGCGGAGCGTACACGGGCCGTGGCTGCAGAAGGTACGGCCGGTGATCGAGGGCGACGACCTGACGTTGCTCAGGGCACTGATTCCGTCGTACGGCTACATCCCCGACTTCCTCACCCCCGCGCCGCCGCGACGGTCGACCAGCTTCGAGTCGGGCCTCGCCGCGATCGCCGCGACACCGCACGACCTGGTGGTCGACGAGCTCGGCCGGCTGCACCACGACACGCCACACCCGATGCTCCCGGACTTGATCACCCGGCCCGCGAAGGCGCTCGGCCTGATCACCACGGCGCTGGAGACGTACTGGCAACGAGCCATCGAGCCGGACTGGCGACGGATGCGCTCGCTACTGCAGGAGGACCTTGCGTTCCGGCTGGACGAACTCGCCAGCGGCGGCATCGAACGGCTGTTCCGCAACCTGCATCCGTCGATCAGCTACAGCAGCGACCGAATCGAAATCAACCGCCCGTTCTGCTGCGACGGCGAACCGATGACCGGCCAAGGCGTACTCCTGGTCCCGTGCGTCTTCACCTGGCCGGCCGGCCTGGCAGTCACCGGCGCGCCCCACGTCCCGACCATCACGTACCCACCCCGCGGTCTGGGCCGCCTGTGGGAAGACCGCCAAGACACCACCGACTCCCCCTTGGCCGACCTGGTCGGCCGCACCCGAGCCGCCATCGTCAGCCACCTCGACCTCCCCATGTCCACCACCCACCTGGCCCACCAACTAGGCCTGTCCGCCCCCACCCTCAGCGTCCACCTCACCATCCTCCGCAACGCCGGCGTCGTAACCTCCCGCCGCGACGGCCGCGCCGTCCTCTACCACCGCACTCCCCTGGGCCACCAACTGCTCACCGCCGCCACCCTCAAAACCCCAGCCTGA
- a CDS encoding primosomal protein N': MTSNGESPEQLTLLRDTVRKSRTKEPAGITATLPVARIAVDVSLPHLDRPFDYLVPDDLAAAAQPGARVKVRFAGKDLAGYVLERLDASDHDGKLARLRKVVSPERVLTPEVADLCRAVADRYAGVLADVTRLAVPPRHAKVEGEALRCDQPARPPKSTSRSEWAPYPAGFLDAISRAESPRAVWTAVPGADWALAFAQAAAVCAASGRGALLLAPDARDLERLAAACKSVLGETGFVTLSADLGPTARYRAFLAAVRGCARVVIGTRAAAFAPVADLGLVAMWDDGDESYAEPRAPYPHAREVLLLRAFRQQCAALLGGYARSAEAAALLESGFAHELIADRTAIRAAAPAVHIAGESDIDLARDPGARAARLPHRAFEIARDGLRTGPVLVQVPRAGYLPSLVCQTCRAPSRCTTCGGTLRRTGGSGPASCSMCGRPATDHRCPECGDTRMRAAVIGARRTAEELGRAFPGVVVRTSGGDNMLDVVSDAAALIVSTPGAEPVAEGGYSAALLLDTWLMLSRPDLRAPEEAVRRWFNAAALVRPASSGGTVILVGDPSALPLQAIVRWSPEGYAAREIEDRRTARLAPAAKLAELTGPGESVNDLITRLRDTIPPSAGLEVLGPVDVDDETVRAVVRTPRPQGPTLVRSLKDAQSARTTKKNPGTVRIQVDPPTFG; encoded by the coding sequence GTGACATCGAACGGCGAGTCCCCGGAGCAGTTGACGCTGCTGCGCGACACCGTTCGCAAGTCGCGTACGAAGGAGCCCGCCGGGATCACCGCGACGCTGCCGGTGGCCCGGATCGCGGTCGATGTCTCGTTGCCGCATCTCGACCGGCCGTTCGACTACCTCGTCCCGGACGATCTGGCCGCGGCGGCGCAGCCCGGCGCGCGGGTGAAGGTGCGGTTCGCCGGCAAGGACCTGGCCGGGTACGTGCTGGAGCGGCTGGACGCGTCCGATCACGACGGCAAACTGGCCCGGCTCCGCAAGGTCGTTTCGCCTGAGCGGGTGCTGACGCCGGAGGTCGCCGACCTGTGTCGCGCGGTCGCCGATCGGTACGCCGGGGTGCTCGCCGATGTCACCCGGCTCGCCGTTCCGCCGCGGCACGCGAAGGTGGAAGGTGAGGCGCTGCGCTGCGATCAGCCCGCGCGGCCGCCGAAGTCGACGTCACGGTCCGAATGGGCGCCGTACCCGGCTGGTTTTCTGGACGCGATCTCCCGCGCGGAGTCGCCGCGCGCTGTCTGGACCGCGGTGCCTGGCGCCGACTGGGCGCTCGCGTTCGCGCAGGCCGCGGCCGTATGCGCCGCGTCCGGCCGTGGCGCGCTGCTGCTCGCTCCGGACGCCCGCGATCTCGAGCGGCTCGCTGCCGCGTGTAAGTCCGTGCTCGGCGAAACCGGCTTTGTCACGCTGTCGGCGGACCTCGGCCCGACCGCGCGCTACCGCGCCTTCCTCGCCGCCGTACGCGGATGCGCGCGCGTCGTCATCGGCACCCGCGCGGCCGCGTTCGCGCCGGTCGCGGACCTCGGTTTGGTGGCGATGTGGGACGACGGCGACGAGTCGTACGCCGAGCCGCGCGCCCCGTACCCGCATGCCCGGGAAGTCCTGCTTTTGCGGGCGTTCCGGCAGCAATGCGCCGCGCTGCTCGGTGGGTACGCGCGGTCGGCGGAGGCGGCGGCGTTGCTGGAGTCCGGGTTCGCGCACGAGCTGATCGCGGACCGTACGGCGATCCGCGCGGCCGCGCCGGCCGTACACATCGCGGGGGAGTCGGACATCGACCTGGCCCGCGACCCGGGCGCGCGGGCGGCGCGGTTGCCGCACCGGGCGTTCGAGATCGCGCGGGACGGGTTGCGTACGGGGCCGGTGCTCGTGCAGGTTCCACGAGCCGGGTACTTGCCGAGTCTGGTCTGCCAAACCTGCCGCGCGCCGTCGCGATGTACGACCTGCGGCGGAACGTTGCGGCGTACGGGCGGCTCCGGTCCGGCGAGTTGCAGTATGTGCGGACGGCCCGCGACCGACCACCGGTGCCCGGAGTGCGGTGACACCCGGATGCGCGCGGCGGTGATCGGCGCACGTCGGACCGCGGAGGAGCTCGGCCGTGCCTTTCCCGGAGTCGTGGTGCGTACGTCGGGTGGTGACAACATGCTCGACGTCGTTTCGGATGCGGCCGCGCTGATCGTGAGTACGCCAGGCGCCGAGCCGGTCGCGGAAGGTGGTTACAGCGCCGCGCTGCTTCTGGACACGTGGCTGATGCTGTCCCGCCCTGACCTCCGTGCACCGGAAGAGGCCGTCCGCCGCTGGTTCAACGCCGCCGCGCTGGTACGCCCGGCCAGCTCCGGCGGCACCGTCATCCTGGTCGGCGACCCGTCCGCGCTGCCCCTCCAGGCCATCGTCCGCTGGAGCCCCGAAGGCTACGCGGCCCGCGAAATCGAGGACCGCCGCACCGCCCGCCTCGCCCCCGCCGCCAAACTCGCCGAACTCACCGGCCCCGGCGAGTCCGTCAACGACCTGATCACCCGCCTCCGCGACACCATCCCACCGTCCGCCGGCCTGGAGGTCCTCGGCCCGGTAGACGTCGACGACGAAACCGTCCGCGCCGTCGTCCGCACCCCCCGCCCCCAAGGCCCCACCCTCGTCCGCTCCCTCAAAGACGCCCAATCAGCCCGCACCACCAAAAAGAACCCCGGCACCGTCCGAATCCAGGTAGACCCACCGACCTTCGGCTGA
- the metK gene encoding methionine adenosyltransferase — MASRLFTSESVTEGHPDKIADQISDSILDALLAEDPKSRVAVETLITTGLVVVAGEVTTTAYVDIPGIVRARILEIGYDSSLKGFDGASCGVQVAIGSQSPDIAQGVDTAYETRSSASEDALDLQGAGDQGLMFGYASNETPELMPLPITIAHRLSERLSEVRKNGTLAYLRPDGKTQVTVEYDGDKAVRIDTVVVSSQHAADINLESMLTPDIKKHVVDPVLEQFDIDSADYKLLVNPTGRFEIGGPMGDAGLTGRKIIIDTYGGMARHGGGAFSGKDPSKVDRSAAYAMRWVAKNIVAAGLADRVECQVAYAIGKAAPVGFYVDTFGTEKVPVSKIAEAAREVFDLRPAAIIRDLELLRPIYAQTAKNGHFGRTGEDFTWERTDRVEALKAAVNK; from the coding sequence GTGGCGAGCCGCCTTTTCACGTCCGAGTCCGTGACCGAAGGTCACCCGGACAAGATCGCTGACCAGATCAGCGACTCCATCCTCGACGCGCTGCTGGCCGAGGACCCGAAGAGCCGGGTCGCGGTCGAGACCCTGATCACCACGGGTCTGGTCGTGGTCGCGGGTGAGGTCACCACGACGGCGTACGTCGACATTCCGGGGATCGTGCGGGCCCGCATCCTGGAGATCGGCTACGACTCGTCCCTGAAGGGTTTCGACGGCGCGTCCTGTGGGGTGCAGGTCGCCATCGGGAGCCAGTCACCGGACATCGCCCAGGGCGTCGACACCGCGTACGAGACGCGCTCGTCGGCGTCGGAGGACGCGCTGGACCTGCAGGGCGCCGGCGACCAGGGCCTGATGTTCGGGTACGCGTCGAACGAGACGCCCGAGCTGATGCCGTTGCCGATCACGATCGCGCACCGGCTGTCCGAGCGGCTGTCCGAGGTGCGCAAGAACGGCACCCTGGCGTACCTGCGCCCGGACGGCAAGACCCAGGTCACGGTCGAGTACGACGGTGACAAGGCGGTACGGATCGACACCGTGGTGGTGTCCAGCCAGCACGCGGCGGACATCAACCTGGAGTCGATGCTGACGCCGGACATCAAGAAGCACGTGGTCGACCCGGTGCTGGAGCAGTTCGACATCGATTCGGCCGACTACAAGCTGCTGGTGAACCCGACCGGCCGGTTCGAGATCGGTGGCCCGATGGGCGACGCCGGGCTGACCGGCCGGAAGATCATCATCGACACGTACGGCGGGATGGCGCGGCACGGTGGTGGCGCGTTCTCCGGCAAGGACCCGTCGAAGGTGGACCGTTCGGCCGCGTACGCGATGCGCTGGGTGGCGAAGAACATCGTCGCCGCCGGGCTCGCGGACCGGGTCGAGTGCCAGGTCGCGTACGCGATCGGCAAGGCGGCGCCGGTCGGGTTCTACGTCGACACCTTCGGTACCGAGAAGGTGCCGGTGAGCAAGATCGCCGAGGCGGCGCGCGAGGTGTTCGACCTGCGGCCGGCCGCGATCATCCGCGACCTGGAGCTGCTCCGCCCGATCTACGCCCAGACCGCGAAGAACGGTCACTTCGGCCGTACCGGCGAGGACTTCACCTGGGAGCGCACCGACCGCGTCGAGGCACTGAAAGCAGCGGTCAACAAGTAA
- a CDS encoding DUF1707 domain-containing protein has product MTSVPEDRSPSAREGDRDAAVQRVQEAYTDGLLTHEEMDERLHQVLSAKTGQDIEVALASLPVPDPGRSAGIAAATGRIKRTGAWRVPRKLKVNSEFGRVKLDLSRAVWEYPELDLELNLGTGSAKIRVPRDAVVDLDGLTTALKDSPYQPPRRSDGTGPRIRITGTIGFGKVKIRHAKR; this is encoded by the coding sequence GTGACCTCCGTGCCAGAAGATCGTTCGCCGTCGGCCCGTGAAGGCGACCGCGACGCCGCCGTACAGCGCGTGCAGGAGGCCTACACCGATGGGCTGCTCACGCACGAGGAGATGGACGAGCGGCTGCATCAGGTGCTGTCCGCGAAGACCGGGCAGGACATCGAGGTGGCGCTCGCGTCGCTGCCCGTGCCGGATCCGGGCCGCTCGGCCGGCATCGCGGCGGCGACCGGCCGGATCAAACGGACCGGCGCCTGGCGGGTGCCGCGCAAACTCAAGGTCAACTCCGAGTTCGGCCGGGTCAAGCTGGACCTGTCCCGGGCGGTCTGGGAGTACCCGGAGCTCGACCTCGAGCTGAACCTCGGCACCGGCAGCGCGAAGATCCGGGTGCCCCGGGACGCGGTCGTCGACCTCGACGGCCTGACGACCGCGTTGAAGGACTCGCCGTACCAGCCGCCGCGCCGATCCGACGGGACCGGTCCGCGGATCCGGATCACCGGCACCATCGGTTTCGGCAAGGTGAAGATCCGGCACGCGAAGCGCTAG
- a CDS encoding Lrp/AsnC family transcriptional regulator, whose amino-acid sequence MVDAIDRALIHALQLDSRAPYSRIGEVLGVSTQTVARRFNRLRAEAGLRVVGLPDSQAAGQAQWLLRLTAAPQAARELAGALARRPDTSWVKLASGGTEIVATVHSSPSDGNQLLLHDIPRTAGITAVSAHYLLHLYVGGPTAWRGRVKSLTAAQQAALRTTAPDRGSARELNAGDAKLLTALGEDGRMTLADLSERTGWSAATVARRLEELQQSGALYYDVDVDPVVLGYTTSAMLWLSVQPAYLDAVGRALAEHDELPFVAATTGRTNLVAQALCDSPGALHSYLVDRVGAIEHITAIETTPVLRTVKAAAPFS is encoded by the coding sequence ATGGTTGATGCGATCGACCGGGCCTTGATCCATGCGTTGCAGCTGGACAGCAGGGCGCCGTACAGCCGGATCGGTGAAGTGCTCGGCGTCTCGACGCAGACCGTCGCGCGGCGGTTCAACCGGCTGCGCGCCGAAGCCGGTCTGCGGGTGGTCGGCCTGCCCGACTCCCAGGCGGCCGGTCAGGCGCAGTGGTTGCTCCGGTTGACCGCGGCGCCGCAGGCAGCGCGGGAGCTGGCCGGCGCGCTCGCCCGGCGCCCGGACACGAGCTGGGTCAAGCTGGCGTCCGGCGGTACCGAGATCGTCGCGACCGTGCACAGCTCTCCCTCTGACGGCAACCAGCTGCTCCTGCACGACATCCCACGCACTGCCGGCATCACAGCGGTCTCCGCGCACTATCTGCTGCACCTGTACGTAGGCGGTCCGACGGCCTGGCGCGGGCGGGTGAAGAGCCTCACTGCCGCACAACAGGCGGCCCTGCGGACGACTGCACCGGATCGCGGATCGGCGCGTGAGCTCAACGCAGGTGACGCCAAGTTGTTGACCGCGCTCGGTGAGGACGGGCGGATGACGCTGGCTGATCTCTCCGAACGCACCGGCTGGTCCGCGGCGACTGTCGCGCGGCGGCTCGAGGAACTGCAGCAGAGCGGCGCGCTGTACTACGACGTGGACGTCGATCCCGTAGTGCTCGGCTACACCACCAGCGCGATGCTGTGGCTGTCGGTACAGCCCGCGTACCTGGACGCCGTCGGGCGGGCGCTGGCCGAACACGACGAACTGCCCTTCGTCGCGGCCACCACCGGCCGGACGAATCTCGTCGCGCAGGCGCTCTGTGACAGTCCGGGCGCGCTGCACTCGTACCTGGTCGATCGGGTCGGCGCGATCGAGCACATCACCGCGATCGAGACCACTCCGGTGCTGCGTACGGTGAAAGCGGCGGCGCCCTTCTCGTAG
- the fmt gene encoding methionyl-tRNA formyltransferase: protein MRVVFAGTPEPAVTALKAIVAGRHELVGVVTRPDAPAGRGRKLVASPVAQYAEELGGIEILKPVKPSDPEFLARLREIAPDCCPVVAYGGLLPQAALDIPPHGWINLHFSVLPAWRGAAPVQHSIISGDDVTGASTFRIVKALDAGPVYGVLTEPIGPEDTSGDLLNRLAVSGAKLLVDTLDGIEAGVLEAREQPADGVTLAPKLNVEDAELDLTAPARRVDRLVRGCNPAPGAWTTFRGERLKVLAVRLTDDDLKPGELQATKSSVKAGTGSKAVELVTVQPQGKKPMAAADWARGIRLTGEDRLGPSA, encoded by the coding sequence TTGAGAGTCGTCTTTGCCGGTACCCCTGAGCCCGCCGTCACCGCGCTCAAGGCGATCGTTGCCGGCCGCCACGAGTTGGTCGGCGTCGTCACCCGCCCGGACGCGCCCGCGGGCCGCGGCCGGAAGCTGGTCGCGTCGCCGGTCGCGCAGTACGCGGAGGAACTCGGCGGCATCGAGATCCTGAAGCCGGTGAAGCCCAGTGACCCGGAGTTCCTGGCCCGGCTGCGGGAGATCGCGCCGGACTGCTGCCCGGTGGTCGCGTACGGCGGTCTCCTGCCGCAGGCCGCGCTCGACATTCCGCCGCACGGCTGGATCAACCTGCACTTCTCGGTACTGCCCGCCTGGCGTGGTGCCGCGCCGGTGCAGCATTCGATCATCTCCGGTGACGACGTGACCGGCGCGAGTACGTTCCGGATCGTGAAGGCGCTCGACGCCGGCCCGGTGTACGGCGTACTCACCGAACCGATCGGCCCGGAGGACACGTCCGGTGACTTGCTGAACCGGCTCGCGGTGTCCGGCGCGAAGCTGCTGGTCGACACGCTCGACGGGATCGAGGCGGGTGTGCTGGAGGCGCGCGAGCAGCCGGCCGACGGGGTGACGCTGGCGCCGAAGCTCAATGTCGAGGACGCGGAGCTGGATCTGACCGCGCCGGCGCGGCGGGTGGATCGGCTGGTTCGCGGGTGCAACCCGGCGCCGGGCGCGTGGACGACGTTCCGCGGCGAGCGGCTGAAGGTGCTGGCCGTACGCCTCACCGACGACGACCTGAAACCGGGCGAGTTGCAGGCGACGAAGTCGAGCGTCAAGGCCGGGACCGGAAGCAAGGCGGTCGAGCTGGTGACGGTGCAGCCGCAGGGCAAGAAGCCGATGGCCGCGGCGGACTGGGCGCGCGGCATCCGGCTGACCGGCGAGGATCGGCTGGGTCCGAGCGCGTGA
- a CDS encoding MFS transporter yields the protein MTNKRWIGLIALLVAEAMNLLDATIVQVAAPVIHSELGGRTSDIQWFSAAYTLPFAALLITGGRLGDRYGRRRVFVLGVTAFVLTSAVCAVVSDAGLLIGARAVQGAAAALVIPQTIGLIKSSFSGGQLAKALGTIGPVMGLAGISGPLLGGLITEVSSWRAVFLVNVPLGLAVLALSRLLPESASPRPPGIDAVGTVLLTVGTALVVYPVLQSRDWVLLAVGVAVLGVCAVQQGRRSEGRLIETSLFAHRGFAPALITSTLFFAVLSGVTLVVVLHQQLTLHHSVMQSSLTLLPWSAASGVASLVAGQWLVARFGSRLMYVGLGVLVAGLAVTPYALVLGLAVGGIGVGLFTTAFFTEALHRVEPHETGSAAGLLNAVQQFGGTFGVAAFGSLFLHHPAGLDRTVWVAVAVVAVTFATAHLMRSPRWLALGRAVQEPVRTGR from the coding sequence ATGACGAACAAGCGATGGATCGGGCTGATCGCGCTCCTGGTCGCGGAGGCGATGAATCTGCTCGACGCGACGATCGTCCAGGTGGCGGCGCCGGTCATCCACAGTGAGCTCGGCGGCCGTACCTCGGACATCCAGTGGTTCAGCGCGGCGTACACGCTGCCTTTCGCCGCGTTGCTGATCACCGGCGGCCGGCTCGGCGACCGGTACGGGCGGCGGCGGGTCTTTGTCCTCGGCGTCACCGCTTTCGTGCTGACCTCAGCCGTTTGTGCGGTGGTATCCGACGCGGGCCTGCTGATCGGCGCGCGGGCCGTGCAGGGCGCGGCGGCCGCGTTGGTGATTCCACAGACGATCGGGCTGATCAAGTCCAGCTTCAGCGGCGGACAGCTCGCCAAAGCGCTCGGCACGATCGGACCGGTGATGGGACTGGCCGGCATCTCCGGGCCACTACTCGGCGGCCTCATCACCGAAGTCAGCTCCTGGCGTGCGGTCTTCCTGGTCAACGTACCGCTCGGGCTGGCTGTGCTGGCGCTGTCACGGCTACTGCCGGAGTCAGCGTCGCCTCGGCCGCCGGGCATCGATGCTGTTGGGACAGTGCTGCTGACGGTTGGTACCGCGCTGGTCGTCTATCCGGTGCTGCAGTCGCGCGACTGGGTCCTGCTCGCGGTCGGTGTGGCAGTGCTCGGTGTCTGTGCCGTCCAGCAAGGGCGGCGGAGCGAAGGGCGGTTGATCGAGACGAGTCTGTTCGCGCATCGGGGGTTCGCACCGGCGCTGATTACCTCGACGCTGTTCTTCGCGGTGCTGAGTGGCGTCACGCTGGTTGTCGTGCTGCATCAGCAGCTCACCCTGCACCACAGCGTGATGCAGTCGAGCCTCACCCTGCTGCCGTGGTCCGCCGCATCCGGTGTCGCGTCACTCGTCGCGGGTCAGTGGCTGGTCGCACGGTTCGGTTCCCGGTTGATGTACGTGGGGCTCGGCGTACTGGTCGCAGGGCTGGCTGTTACGCCGTACGCGCTGGTGCTTGGGCTGGCTGTTGGTGGTATCGGGGTGGGGCTGTTCACCACCGCGTTCTTCACCGAGGCGTTGCACCGGGTCGAACCGCATGAGACCGGCTCAGCTGCTGGGTTGCTGAATGCGGTGCAGCAGTTCGGTGGCACGTTCGGCGTCGCGGCGTTCGGGTCGCTGTTCCTGCATCACCCGGCCGGTCTCGATCGGACGGTTTGGGTGGCGGTCGCGGTGGTCGCGGTGACGTTCGCGACCGCGCACCTCATGCGGTCGCCGCGTTGGCTAGCGCTCGGGCGTGCAGTGCAGGAGCCAGTGCGTACTGGCCGATGA
- the def gene encoding peptide deformylase, with protein sequence MSVQPIRLFGDPVLITKAEPVVDFDAELRRLVADLTDTMQDAPGSGLAAPQIGVGLRVFTYHVEGELGHLINPELSLSADEQFGPEGCLSIPGLTFDCRRAQAVIAKGFNMYGDPVVIEGSDLLARCIQHETDHLDGVLFVDRLDRETRKQAMKAIREAEWSGLSGLYGQPQIKVSPHPTNGFGL encoded by the coding sequence GTGTCGGTCCAACCCATCCGCCTGTTCGGCGACCCCGTGCTGATCACCAAGGCAGAACCGGTAGTCGATTTCGACGCCGAGCTGCGCCGCCTGGTCGCGGACCTGACCGACACCATGCAGGACGCGCCCGGATCCGGCCTGGCCGCGCCGCAGATCGGCGTCGGGCTGCGGGTGTTCACGTACCACGTGGAGGGTGAACTCGGGCACCTGATCAACCCCGAGCTGTCCCTGTCGGCCGACGAGCAGTTCGGCCCCGAGGGCTGCCTCTCGATCCCCGGCCTGACCTTCGACTGCCGCCGCGCCCAGGCGGTGATCGCGAAGGGCTTCAACATGTACGGCGACCCGGTGGTGATCGAGGGTTCGGACCTGCTCGCCCGCTGCATCCAGCACGAGACCGACCACCTGGACGGCGTCCTGTTCGTCGACCGGCTCGACCGGGAGACCCGCAAACAGGCGATGAAGGCGATCCGCGAGGCCGAATGGTCCGGTCTCTCCGGGCTGTACGGTCAACCGCAGATCAAGGTCTCGCCCCACCCCACGAACGGATTCGGCCTTTGA
- a CDS encoding HAD family hydrolase, translating into MTEATIDAVVFDIGGVLLDWSPTYLYADLIPDEDERTHFLTNIASPAWNHRQDEGRPWAEAVAELTSLHPEHAEWIAAYDHGWLKMVKGVFEDTAVVLGELQALGLPTYALTNFSGEKWEVAKDAFPVLTSFDGEVVSGVEQTAKPDEKIYRILIDRFGLDPARTFYTDDMAYNVDGARAAGLDAEVFTGAADLRIQLRSRGLALQ; encoded by the coding sequence ATGACTGAGGCGACGATCGACGCGGTGGTGTTCGACATCGGCGGCGTACTTCTGGACTGGAGCCCGACCTACCTGTACGCGGACCTGATCCCGGACGAGGACGAGCGGACGCACTTCCTGACCAACATCGCCAGCCCGGCGTGGAACCACCGGCAGGACGAAGGGCGGCCGTGGGCCGAGGCGGTCGCGGAGCTGACCAGCCTGCATCCGGAGCACGCCGAGTGGATCGCCGCGTACGACCACGGCTGGCTGAAGATGGTCAAGGGCGTGTTCGAGGACACGGCCGTGGTGCTCGGCGAGCTCCAGGCGCTGGGCCTGCCGACGTACGCGCTGACGAACTTCTCCGGCGAGAAGTGGGAGGTGGCGAAGGACGCGTTCCCGGTACTGACCAGCTTCGACGGCGAGGTGGTTTCCGGCGTCGAGCAGACGGCGAAACCGGACGAGAAGATCTATCGCATCCTGATCGACCGGTTCGGTCTCGACCCGGCGCGGACCTTCTACACCGACGACATGGCGTACAACGTCGACGGTGCCCGCGCGGCCGGGCTGGATGCCGAGGTCTTCACCGGCGCCGCGGATCTGCGTATCCAGCTCCGGAGCCGCGGTCTGGCACTACAGTGA
- a CDS encoding MDR family MFS transporter has product MSAVAVGSPASTALPRAFWALWVCQLVNRLGSFVQPFLVLYLTHDRHLSAGTAGAVAAAVGAGTVAAQLVGGLLADRVGRRLTMLICFFGTGAALVLLGSAREMVMIWIAAFLVGLLGDLFRPAVQATVADLLQPNERVRAYGLLFWAINLGFSVSTVSAGVLASIGYGLLFWLNAATSVIAGVVIWTMVPETRPVLDEGTPRRPLLGVVLRDTVFLFMILIQIGYATIYFQGYSTLPLAMAADGLRSETYGLVIALNGVVIVLLQPFLGRWLVKLDRPKLLAASMLVVGLGFGLGAVVHGWWGYGLSVVVWTIGEIGFAAVIGAVFADLAPIDLRGRYMGLSGMAFGIGTVIGPLAGTNALQHLGATVTWIGCGVLGVLIFIGQYALAPALHARALANAATA; this is encoded by the coding sequence ATGAGTGCAGTCGCCGTCGGCAGCCCGGCCTCCACCGCCCTTCCGCGGGCGTTCTGGGCGCTCTGGGTGTGCCAACTGGTCAACCGGCTCGGCAGCTTCGTCCAGCCGTTCCTCGTCCTCTACCTCACCCACGACCGCCACCTGTCCGCCGGCACGGCGGGCGCGGTCGCGGCAGCAGTCGGCGCCGGTACGGTAGCCGCGCAGCTCGTCGGCGGCCTGCTCGCCGACCGCGTCGGCCGCCGGCTGACGATGCTGATCTGCTTCTTCGGTACCGGCGCCGCGCTGGTCCTGCTCGGGTCGGCCCGCGAGATGGTGATGATCTGGATCGCGGCGTTCCTGGTCGGCCTGCTCGGCGACCTGTTCCGCCCGGCCGTCCAGGCCACCGTCGCCGATCTGCTCCAGCCGAACGAGCGGGTCCGCGCGTACGGCCTGCTGTTCTGGGCGATCAACCTCGGTTTCTCGGTCTCCACCGTCAGCGCCGGCGTCCTGGCGTCCATCGGGTACGGCCTGCTCTTCTGGCTGAACGCCGCGACCTCGGTGATCGCCGGGGTGGTGATCTGGACGATGGTCCCGGAGACCCGTCCGGTACTCGACGAAGGTACGCCGCGCCGCCCGCTGCTCGGCGTCGTACTGCGTGACACCGTGTTCCTGTTCATGATCCTGATCCAGATCGGGTACGCGACCATCTACTTCCAGGGCTACTCGACGCTCCCGTTGGCGATGGCCGCGGACGGACTGCGTTCCGAGACGTACGGTCTGGTGATCGCGCTGAACGGTGTCGTGATCGTGCTCCTCCAGCCTTTCCTCGGCCGCTGGCTGGTCAAGCTCGACCGCCCGAAGCTCCTGGCCGCATCGATGCTCGTGGTCGGGCTCGGCTTCGGTCTGGGCGCGGTCGTGCACGGCTGGTGGGGGTACGGCCTGTCGGTCGTGGTGTGGACGATCGGCGAGATCGGGTTCGCCGCGGTGATCGGTGCCGTGTTCGCCGACCTCGCACCGATCGACCTGCGCGGCCGGTACATGGGTCTGTCCGGCATGGCGTTCGGCATCGGCACGGTGATCGGCCCGCTGGCCGGTACGAACGCCCTGCAGCACCTCGGCGCAACGGTGACCTGGATCGGGTGTGGCGTACTCGGTGTGCTGATCTTCATCGGCCAGTACGCACTGGCTCCTGCACTGCACGCCCGAGCGCTAGCCAACGCGGCGACCGCATGA